The following are from one region of the Arachis duranensis cultivar V14167 chromosome 10, aradu.V14167.gnm2.J7QH, whole genome shotgun sequence genome:
- the LOC107471134 gene encoding uncharacterized protein LOC107471134, giving the protein MSHNSVRAREYRRNCLKRKRTQTHHRNAREVLDSSVPVLSLNDYMENLFEVSQNVNQSSHLTLSGCLDVGDPNYECSICGACFWLLKRVERESTVNRPIFTACCSKGKIQLPYLQKPPDLLYDLINGHDSKSLYFQKNIRSYNSMFAFTSLGGKVLDSVNDGRGPPQFIISGQNYHRIGSLLPVAGEKPKFAQLYVYDTQHEIMHRQRIFGQTSEIDKELITELLQMIDTHNVIAQSFRRVRELYECHPSEIFSLKLYSQRNVDRRMYSAPSCDEVAALIVGDFDSSDHGRDIIVRSTGGRLQRIYETHALYWPLQYPLLFPYGEDGYQLNIGYRGQQLGYVPGRRTRVSLREFICFRLQIREHKDGIIHKSRRLFQQFVVDCFTMIESQRLYEIRMKQSTIRGEVLQGIEEAMHRGDDEASSIGTRIILPSSFTGGRRYMFNRCQDAMAICKHFGYPDLFLTITCNPNWPEFQRFTEWERIPIADRPDISCRVFHAKLKCLLSDLKEGVFFCPLNAGMYTIEFQKRGLPHAHMLLWLNAESNLQSVEIVDEFICAELPNPQKFPSLYNVVTKYMIHGPCGPLRPSSPCMKDGKCSKFYPKKFVDQTSFDEDGYPIYRRRNMGVTVKINDVDIDNRFVVPYNPLLLMKYQAHINLEFCNMSNVIKYLFKYVNKGPDRVTATVGERYDVGESSQVVDEIKQYYDCRYLSPSESMWRIFAYDIHQRWPSVQRLTFHLPNQQHVVFDDADITTHVYLRNKDLLTMFTGWMMANRRFSEGRSLTYVEYPGKFVYCLRSREWKPRQRGFSIGRLSFAHPSSGELFYMRMLLNVQRGCTSFRSIRTVNGVTYDTFQEACSAMGFLIDDKEYVSAIKEVAELASAAQLRRLFVMLLLSGSMGRPLLVWEQTWTYLSDDILYRRRHELQYPDLTMSQDELQTFCLLEIERLLQSNGKSLRNYAGMPVPNNSLVSQFSNLMLLRELQYDTVSLSREHDADLLKLNEEQRVVYDKIIDCVSNKKDGFFFVYGFGGTGKTFLYRVLSARLRSEKKIVINVASSGIASLLLPGGKTAHSMFNIPVDLTEDTVCRIKNDSPKAEVFWLADLIIWDEAPMTNKLAFEALDRTLRDIMVSVSDRNKDLPFGGKVVVLGGDFRQVLPVIPKGSRADIVMASINSSIIWKYCEVLRLTKNMRLAIGSEQSTAQELRSFSDWILQIGEGRCGAVVNDKLFVDIPSDLIIPVLENPVEDIVNTIYPNLVQNFCDPSFFQDRAILAPTVENVEEINNYIVDLLPGEEKNYLSADSICGSDAYSDVDVDWITVEFLNQIRCSGLPNHLLKLKIGVPIILLRNIDPAGGLCNGTRLVVRDLGTNVIGADIVSGSNVGDKVFITRMNMIPSDTVIPFKFQRRQFPVSLSFAMTINKSQGQTLSTVGLFLRRPVFSHGQLYVALSRVRNRNGLKILLCDEGLVDTARTENVVFKEVFDKI; this is encoded by the exons GTTGCCTTGATGTTGGTGACCCTAACTATGAATGTTCAATTTGTGGCGCGTGTTTCTGGTTATTAAAACGTGTTGAAAGAGAGTCTACAGTTAATCGTCCTATTTTTACTGCTTGTTGCTCAAAGGGAAAAATCCAGTTACCTTATCTTCAAAAGCCCCCAGATCTGTTATATGATTTGATCAATGGACATGATAGCAAGAGTTTGtatttccaaaaaaatattcGATCTTATAACAGTATGTTTGCCTTCACGTCTCTTGGCGGTAAGGTATTGGATTCTGTGAATGATGGGAGGGGTCCACCGCAGTTTATAATAAGTGGTCAAAATTATCATCGGATTGGAAGTTTGCTCCCAGTTGCTGGTGAGAAGCCTAAATTTGCACAGTTATACGTATACGACACTCAGCATGAGATAATGCATAGGCAGCGAATTTTTGG gcAAACATCTGAGATAGATAAAGAGTTGATAACTGAGTTGTTGCAAATGATCGATACTCATAATGTCATAGCACAGTCTTTTCGAAGAGTTAGAGAATTATATGAGTGTCATCCATCTGAGATTTTCTCATTGAAGTTGTATTCGCAACGGAACGTTGATCGAAGAATGTACAGTGCTCCCTCTTGCGATGAAGTTGCTGCTTTGATTGTTGGAGATTTTGATTCGTCGGACCATGGTCGTGACATTATTGTTCGATCTACTGGTGGTCGGTTGCAACGTATATATGAAACTCATGCTCTGTATTGGCCCTTACAGTATCCTCTGTTGTTTCCATATGGCGAGGATGGTTATCAGCTGAACATTGGTTATCGTGGTCAACAGCTCGGATATGTTCCTGGAAGGAGAACAAGAGTTTCCCTCAGGGAATTCATATGTTTTCGTCTCCAGATTAGGGAGCACAAAGATGGAATTATTCACAAGTCTAGGCGGTTGTTTCAACaatttgttgttgattgttTCACGATGATTGAGTCGCAGAGGTTGTATGAGATTAGAATGAAGCAAAGTACAATTAGAGGAGAAGTCCTTCAAGGAATAGAGGAGGCTATGCATCGTGGCGATGATGAGGCTTCTTCAATTGGGACACGAATCATTTTGCCTTCCTCCTTCACTGGTGGTAGACGTTATATGTTTAACCGTTGTCAGGATGCCATGGCGATTTGCAAACATTTTGGGTATCCAGATTTGTTCCTCACTATTACGTGTAATCCAAATTGGCCTGAGTTTCAGCGGTTCACGGAGTGGGAGCGAATTCCGATCGCTGATCGTCCTGATATCTCTTGTCGTGTCTTTCATGCCAAGTTGAAGTGCCTCCTTAGTGATCTCAAGGAAGGTGTGTTTTTTTGTCCACTTAATGCAG gtATGTATACTATTGAGTTCCAAAAAAGGGGTCTACCGCATGCACACATGCTACTGTGGCTTAATGCGGAAAGCAACTTACAAAGTGTTGAAATTGTTGATGAATTCATCTGTGCCGAGCTACCCAATCCCCAGAAATTTCCATCTCTTTATAATGTTGTCACCAAGTACATGATCCATGGTCCCTGTGGTCCACTTAGACCGAGTTCTCCTTGCATGAAAGATGGTAAGTGCTCAAAATTTTATCCGAAAAAATTCGTTGACCAAACGAGCTTTGATGAAGATGGCTATCCAATATATAGACGTCGTAATATGGGTGTCACAGTGAAGATCAATGATGTCGATATCGACAATAGATTTGTTGTGCCTTATAATCCACTGTTGTTAATGAAATACCAAGCTCACATAAATCTCGAGTTCTGTAACATGTCAAACGTTATCAAGTATCTATTTAAATATGTTAACAAGGGTCCGGATCGGGTGACCGCAACTGTTGGAGAGAGATATGATGTTGGTGAATCTTCTCAGGTGGTTGATGAGATCAAACAGTATTATGATTGTCGTTATTTGTCACCGTCTGAATCCATGTGGAGAATTTTTGCTTACGATATTCATCAAAGATGGCCGTCGGTACAGAGGTTGACTTTTCACTTGCCCAACCAGCAACATGTTGTATTCGATGATGCTGATATCACTACTCATGTTTATTTGCGCAACAAAGATTTGTTGACGATGTTTACGGGTTGGATGATGGCCAACAGGCGGTTCTCGGAGGGGCGGTCTCTAACATATGTTGAATATCCAGGCAAATTTGTCTATTGTTTGAGGAGCAGGGAGTGGAAGCCAAGACAAAGGGGATTTTCAATTGGAAGATTGAGTTTTGCTCATCCCTCATCTGGTGAACTTTTCTACATGCGGATGCTTTTGAATGTACAGAGAGGTTGTACTAGCTTTCGAAGTATAAGAACCGTGAATGGTGTTACATATGATACATTTCAAGAGGCATGTTCCGCCATGGGATTCTTGATAGATGATAAAGAGTATGTTTCTGCTATTAAGGAAGTCGCCGAGTTAGCGTCGGCTGCGCAGCTAAGGAGGCTTTTTGTGATGTTGCTGTTATCTGGTTCCATGGGAAGACCTCTGTTAGTTTGGGAGCAAACTTGGACTTATTTGTCTGATGATATTCTTTACCGTAGAAGACACGAGCTGCAATATCCTG ATCTTACTATGAGTCAAGACGAGTTACAGACGTTTTGTTTGTTGGAGATTGAGAGACTATTGCAGAGTAATGGAAAATCATTGAGAAATTATGCTGGCATGCCCGTTCCTAATAACTCTTTAGTCTCTCAATTTAGCAATTTGATGCTGTTGCGTGAGTTGCAGTATGATACTGTTTCTTTGTCTCGTGAGCATGATGCAGATCTCTTAAAGTTAAATGAAGAACAGAGGGTGGTCTACGATAAAATTATTGACTGTGTTTCGAATAAGAAGGATGGGTTCTTTTTTGTGTACGGGTTTGGTGGCACTGGAAAAACTTTTTTATACAGAGTTTTGTCAGCTAGATTGCGATCTGAGAAAAAGATTGTTATCAATGTTGCTTCTAGTGGTATTGCTTCTCTGTTGTTACCTGGTGGTAAGACGGCTCATTCTATGTTCAATATTCCTGTTGATCTGACTGAAGACACTGTTTGTCGGATTAAGAATGACAGTCCAAAAGCTGAGGTATTTTGGTTGGCCGATTTGATTATTTGGGATGAGGCACCGATGACTAACAAATTAGCATTTGAAGCGCTTGATAGGACGTTGCGTGATATAATGGTTTCAGTCTCTGATAGGAATAAAGATTTACCTTTTGGTGGGAAGGTGGTTGTTCTGGGTGGTGATTTCAGGCAGGTGTTGCCAGTTATTCCAAAAGGTTCGCGTGCTGATATTGTCATGGCTTCCATAAATTCTTCTATCATTTGGAAATATTGCGAAGTTTTGCGATTGACAAAAAATATGAGGTTAGCAATCGGATCGGAACAATCAACTGCTCAGGAGTTAAGGTCGTTTTCAGATTGGATACTTCAAATCGGTGAAGGTCGATGTGGAGCAGTGGTCAACGATAAACTTTTTGTTGATATTCCTTCTGATCTAATCATTCCTGTCTTGGAAAATCCAGTGGAAGATATTGTAAATACAATCTATCCAAATTTGGTTCAGAATTTTTGTGATCCAAGTTTTTTCCAAGATAGGGCAATACTTGCTCCGACTGTCGAAAATGTTGAAGAGATAAACAATTATATAGTTGACTTGTTGCCCGGTGAGGAGAAAAATTACCTCAGTGCTGATTCGATATGTGGTAGCGATGCTTATtctgatgttgatgttgattgGATAACTGTTGAATTCTTGAATCAGATTAGGTGTTCTGGTCTACCTAATCATTTGTTGAAGTTGAAAATAGGCGTGCCTATTATTTTGTTGAGGAATATTGATCCGGCTGGGGGTTTGTGTAATGGGACTCGACTTGTCGTGCGAGATCTAGGGACAAATGTGATTGGTGCCGATATTGTTTCTGGTAGCAATGTTGGGGATAAAGTTTTTATCACTAGAATGAATATGATTCCTAGTGATACGGTTATACCGTTTAAATTCcaacgtcgtcaatttccggtTTCTTTGTCGTTTGCAATGACAATCAACAAAAGCCAGGGTCAGACATTATCAACAGTCGGTTTGTTCTTGCGTCGTCCTGTGTTTTCTCACGGTCAGCTTTATGTAGCTCTTTCCCGAGTTAGGAATAGAAATGGTCTTAAGATTTTACTTTGTGATGAAGGATTAGTTGATACTGCCAGGACTGAAAACGTTGTATTTAAGGAAGTTTTTGATAAgatataa
- the LOC110276056 gene encoding replication protein A 70 kDa DNA-binding subunit A-like, with translation MNNRVDLVEKITPWRESWKVHVKVVKLWYQKNTALDPSQNLLHMVLMDEKLHKIQATIRDELISKFAVSLNEGDLYLITNFTVLPNTGLNRVTKHRFRLLFQYKTSVVSVVSPRITHSGLCFTSIDEIDQMTRDHNFLIDFVGIITGVRKERDVASYGKLIKAVVLEVFSHGKKVQCNVFGNACDLLEYENLQKYPRSPLIVLESFKIKAIEGGVILQNVINISRLFINPDIPESVEFLSRFSVASYGFSRLVTNDLGYLISKVDGDYFNPKEISSIQDLDVDNRDAHYFVIETIKEVMDEPDWWYYSCVCGHPVVDHEDLYLCDACCSCVEHVMLKYRIRVKIHHAGCDVLFVLLDNAATKLFGKTYSEAFLRIDEEFPVDPSVLAVSTPSY, from the exons ATGAATAATCGTGTTGATTTGGTGGAGAAAATCACTCCGTGGAGGGAATCATGGAAAGTGCATGTTAAAGTTGTGAAGTTGTGGTACCAGAAGAATACAGCTTTGGATCCTTCTCAAAATCTGTTGCATATGGTCTTAATGGATGAGAAg TTACACAAGATCCAAGCTACCATTAGAGATGAGCTTATATCAAAGTTTGCTGTGTCTCTAAATGAAGGTGATCTGTATTTGATAACCAATTTTACAGTTTTGCCAAACACTGGTTTGAACAGAGTGACCAAACATCGGTTCAGACTTTTGTTCCAATACAAGACCTCTGTTGTTTCTGTGGTCTCTCCAAGGATAACTCATTCCGGGTTGTGTTTTACATCAATAGATGAAATTGATCAAATGACAAGGGACCACAATTTCCTTATTG aCTTTGTTGGGATCATTACTGGTGTTCGAAAAGAAAGAGATGTAGCATCATATGGGAAGCTCATCAAAGCAGTTGTGCTAGAAGTTTTTAGTCATGG GAAAAAGGTCCAATGCAATGTGTTTGGAAATGCTTGTGATCTCTTGGAATATGAAAACTTACAAAAATATCCAAGATCTCCACTGATTGTCCTTGAGTCTTTTAAAATCAAAGCAATTGAAG GTGGAGTAATTCTACAGAATGTGATCAATATCTCTAGATTATTCATTAATCCAGACATTCCTGAGTCTGTTGAGTTCCTAAGCAG ATTTAGTGTAGCCAGTTATGGATTCTCAAGACTTGTGACCAATGACCTTGGATACTTAATTTCTAAAGTTGATGGTGATTATTTCAATCCCAAAGAGATCAGTAGTATTCAAGATCTTGATGTAGATAACAGG gATGCTCATTACTTTGTAATTGAGACAATTAAGGAAGTTATGGATGAACCAGATTGGTGGTACTACTCATGTGTATGTGGTCATCCTGTTGTTGACCATGAGGATCTCTACCTTTGTGATGCTTGTTGTTCATGTGTTGAACATGTTATGCTCAA GTATAGGATTCGGGTAAAGATTCACCATGCTGGGTGTGATGTTTTGTTTGTTCTGCTTGATAATGCGGCAACAAAACTATTTGGAAAAACCTATTCTGAAGCATTTCTCAGGATAGACGAAGAATTCCCTGTTGATCCTAGTGTGCTTGCAGTATCAACTCCTTCATATTGA